A single genomic interval of Mycolicibacterium sp. MU0053 harbors:
- the alaS gene encoding alanine--tRNA ligase, which translates to MQTHEIRKRFLDHFVKAGHTEVPSASVLLDDPNLLFVNAGMVQFVPFFLGQRTPPYDRAASVQKCIRTPDIDEVGVTTRHNTFFQMAGNFSFGDYFKQGAIELAWALLTNSVDAGGYGLDPEKLWATVYYDDDEAAQLWRQIAGLPAERIQRRGMADNYWSMGIPGPCGPSSEIYYDRGPAYGIEGGPEANEDRYIEIWNLVFMQNERGEGTSKDDYEILGPLPRKNIDTGMGVERVACLLQGVDNVYETDLVRPAIDVVAARAPRGYGQGNHADDVRYRIIADHSRTAAIIIGDGVTPGNEGRGYVLRRLLRRIIRAAKLLGVDDPIMAELMVTVRDAMAPSYPELAADFDRIKRIAVAEETAFNRTLVAGSRLFDDAAESTRKAGKSTLSGTDAFTLHDTYGFPIDLTLEMAAEAGLTVDELGFRELMSEQRRRAKADAAARKHAHADLSAYRELVDAGPTEFTGFDELTSEARILGIFVDGKRVPVAAHQPREHGESAVGHRVEIVVDRTPLYAESGGQIADVGTISGHGGTARAAVTDVQKIARTLFVHSVNVESGEFVEGDTVTVAVDPGWRHGATQGHSGTHMVHAALREVLGPNAVQAGSLNRPGYLRFDFNWQGALTEEQRSEIELVTNQAVEADYQVHTFHTELEKAKSMGAMALFGEAYPDEVRVVEIGGPFSLELCGGTHVRNSAQIGPVTILGESSVGSGVRRVEAYVGLDSFKHLAKERALLAGLASSLKVPSDEVPARVSQLVDRLKVAEREIERTRLATARAAAANAAAGAEVVGKVRLVAQRMSAGMTAADLRSLVGDIRGSLGTDPAVVALIAEGENAAVPYVVAANPAAVDLGLRANDLVQTLASAVDGRGGGKVDLAQGSGKNPAGIDAALAALRAELART; encoded by the coding sequence GTGCAGACACACGAGATCAGGAAGCGGTTCCTCGATCATTTCGTGAAGGCGGGCCACACCGAGGTGCCGAGCGCCTCGGTCCTGCTCGACGATCCCAATCTGCTGTTCGTCAACGCCGGGATGGTGCAATTCGTCCCGTTCTTCCTGGGCCAACGCACCCCGCCGTATGACCGGGCCGCCAGTGTCCAGAAGTGCATTCGTACCCCCGACATCGACGAGGTCGGCGTCACCACCCGGCACAACACCTTCTTCCAGATGGCCGGGAACTTCTCGTTCGGCGACTATTTCAAGCAGGGCGCCATCGAGTTGGCCTGGGCGCTGCTGACCAATTCGGTCGACGCGGGGGGCTACGGACTCGATCCGGAAAAGCTCTGGGCGACAGTCTATTACGACGACGACGAGGCCGCCCAGTTGTGGCGGCAGATCGCCGGGCTGCCCGCCGAGCGGATCCAGCGCCGCGGTATGGCCGACAACTACTGGTCGATGGGCATTCCCGGCCCGTGCGGCCCGTCCTCGGAGATCTACTACGACCGGGGGCCCGCTTACGGCATCGAGGGCGGCCCGGAGGCCAACGAGGACCGCTACATCGAGATCTGGAATCTCGTCTTCATGCAGAACGAACGCGGCGAGGGCACCAGCAAGGACGACTACGAGATCCTCGGTCCGCTGCCGCGCAAGAACATCGACACCGGCATGGGCGTGGAGCGGGTGGCCTGCCTGCTGCAGGGTGTGGACAACGTCTACGAAACCGATCTGGTGCGCCCGGCCATCGATGTGGTCGCGGCCCGGGCCCCGCGCGGCTATGGGCAGGGCAACCACGCCGACGACGTGCGCTACCGGATCATCGCCGATCACAGCCGCACCGCGGCGATCATCATCGGCGACGGCGTCACCCCGGGCAACGAGGGCCGCGGCTACGTGCTGCGGCGGTTGCTGCGGCGCATCATCCGGGCCGCCAAACTGCTCGGTGTCGACGACCCGATCATGGCCGAGTTGATGGTCACCGTGCGCGATGCGATGGCGCCGTCCTACCCGGAGCTGGCAGCCGACTTCGACCGCATCAAGCGGATCGCGGTGGCCGAGGAGACCGCGTTCAACCGGACCCTGGTGGCCGGATCGCGGTTGTTCGACGATGCCGCGGAATCGACCCGCAAGGCCGGGAAATCGACACTGAGCGGTACCGACGCCTTCACGTTGCACGACACCTACGGCTTCCCGATCGACCTGACGTTGGAGATGGCCGCCGAGGCGGGCCTGACGGTCGACGAACTCGGCTTCCGGGAGCTGATGTCGGAGCAGCGTCGCCGCGCCAAGGCCGACGCGGCCGCGCGCAAGCATGCGCACGCCGACCTCAGTGCCTACCGGGAGCTGGTCGATGCCGGCCCCACCGAGTTCACCGGATTCGACGAACTGACCTCCGAGGCACGAATTCTCGGCATCTTCGTGGACGGCAAACGGGTTCCCGTGGCCGCGCACCAGCCGCGCGAACACGGCGAGTCCGCGGTCGGGCACCGCGTGGAGATCGTGGTCGATCGCACCCCGCTGTACGCCGAGTCCGGCGGTCAGATCGCCGACGTCGGCACCATCTCCGGGCACGGCGGAACCGCCCGTGCCGCGGTCACCGACGTCCAGAAGATCGCCCGCACCCTGTTCGTGCACAGCGTGAACGTCGAGTCGGGGGAGTTCGTCGAAGGCGACACCGTCACCGTCGCGGTGGATCCGGGCTGGCGCCACGGTGCCACCCAGGGGCACTCCGGCACCCACATGGTGCACGCCGCGCTGCGGGAAGTATTGGGCCCCAACGCCGTTCAGGCCGGCTCGCTGAACCGGCCGGGCTATCTGCGCTTCGACTTCAACTGGCAGGGCGCCCTGACCGAGGAGCAGCGCAGCGAGATCGAACTCGTCACCAACCAGGCCGTCGAGGCCGACTACCAGGTGCACACCTTCCACACCGAACTCGAGAAGGCCAAGAGCATGGGCGCCATGGCGCTGTTCGGTGAGGCCTATCCGGACGAGGTCCGGGTGGTCGAGATCGGTGGCCCGTTCTCGCTGGAGCTGTGCGGCGGTACCCACGTGCGCAACTCGGCGCAGATCGGGCCGGTGACCATCCTCGGCGAATCCTCGGTGGGTTCCGGGGTGCGCAGGGTGGAGGCCTACGTCGGGCTGGACTCGTTCAAGCACCTCGCCAAGGAACGCGCCCTGCTCGCCGGCCTGGCGTCGTCGTTGAAGGTGCCCTCGGACGAGGTCCCGGCCCGCGTCTCCCAACTCGTGGACCGGCTCAAGGTCGCCGAACGGGAGATCGAACGGACGCGGCTGGCGACCGCGCGCGCGGCCGCCGCCAATGCGGCCGCCGGCGCCGAGGTGGTGGGTAAGGTGCGGCTCGTGGCGCAACGGATGTCCGCCGGCATGACGGCCGCCGACCTGCGATCGCTGGTCGGTGACATTCGCGGCTCGCTGGGCACGGATCCGGCCGTGGTGGCCCTGATCGCCGAGGGCGAGAACGCGGCCGTGCCGTATGTGGTGGCCGCCAACCCCGCCGCCGTCGACTTGGGGCTGCGCGCCAACGATCTGGTGCAGACCCTGGCCTCGGCCGTGGACGGGCGCGGCGGCGGCAAGGTCGATCTGGCGCAGGGCTCCGGAAAGAATCCCGCGGGCATCGACGCCGCCCTGGCGGCCCTTCGCGCCGAACTCGCTCGGACCTAG
- a CDS encoding secondary thiamine-phosphate synthase enzyme YjbQ, whose protein sequence is MDTDVLEVDTTRRRTADLTDEVRGFCAGRGDGLCNVFVPHATAGVAIIETGAGSDDDLVDALERLLPRDDRYRHAHGSPGHGADHVLPGLVSPSVTIPVQGGRPLLGTWQSVVLVDLNRDNPLRSVRLSFVAG, encoded by the coding sequence ATGGACACCGATGTACTCGAAGTCGACACCACCCGCCGTCGCACCGCCGATCTCACCGACGAGGTGCGCGGCTTCTGCGCCGGGCGCGGTGACGGGCTGTGCAACGTCTTCGTCCCGCATGCCACGGCCGGCGTGGCGATCATCGAGACGGGTGCGGGTTCCGACGACGATCTGGTGGACGCCCTGGAGCGGTTGCTGCCGCGCGACGACCGCTACCGCCATGCGCACGGATCGCCCGGCCACGGGGCCGACCACGTGTTGCCCGGTTTGGTGTCGCCGTCGGTCACCATCCCGGTGCAGGGTGGCCGGCCGCTGTTGGGCACCTGGCAGAGTGTCGTACTGGTCGATCTGAACAGGGACAATCCGCTGCGATCGGTGCGGTTGAGCTTCGTGGCTGGCTGA
- a CDS encoding GlsB/YeaQ/YmgE family stress response membrane protein: MTVTGVITAILIGAVIGVLARLILPGKQAIGMVLTVVVGIVSALIGTWLAQAMGISTNTGGVDWLELLVQLVVAVIGVALVAAVMGRRQRSGLARR, encoded by the coding sequence ATGACCGTCACCGGAGTCATCACGGCAATCCTGATCGGCGCAGTCATCGGTGTGCTGGCCCGGCTGATACTGCCCGGCAAGCAGGCGATCGGAATGGTGCTGACCGTCGTGGTCGGTATTGTCTCGGCGCTCATCGGCACCTGGCTGGCCCAGGCCATGGGTATCTCGACCAACACCGGCGGGGTCGACTGGCTCGAACTGCTGGTCCAGCTGGTCGTCGCGGTCATCGGCGTCGCCCTGGTCGCGGCGGTGATGGGGCGGCGGCAACGCTCGGGCCTGGCGCGGCGCTAG
- a CDS encoding replication-associated recombination protein A, with product MSDGLFDVRPDPPGEPASGAGIPAGGPSAPLPVRMRPATLDEVVGQDHLLKPGSPLRRLVDGSGAASVILYGPPGTGKTTLASLISGATGRRFEALSALSAGVKEVRAVIDVARRAAAYGEQTVLFIDEVHRFSKTQQDALLAAVENRIVLLVAATTENPSFSVVAPLLSRSLILQLQPLDPAGIETVIRRAIDDERGLAGKVAVDDDAVELLVQLAAGDARRALTALEVAAETVESTGAAVGVETVEQSLDRAAVRYDRDGDQHYDVVSAFIKSVRGSDVDAALHYLARMLTAGEDPRFLARRLMILASEDIGMADPTALPLAVAAAQTVQLIGMPEAQLTLAHATVHLATAPKSNAVTTALGAAMSDIKAGKAGMVPPHLRDGHYSGAAALGNAQGYQYSHDAPDGVAAQQYPPDELVGTDYYRPTPRGAERELGARVERLRAIIRRLVRR from the coding sequence GTGTCCGACGGTTTGTTCGATGTGCGACCCGACCCCCCGGGCGAGCCCGCCTCCGGCGCGGGCATCCCCGCGGGCGGACCGTCGGCGCCGCTGCCCGTCCGGATGCGCCCGGCGACCCTGGATGAGGTGGTCGGCCAGGATCACCTGCTGAAGCCCGGTTCGCCGCTGCGCCGGCTCGTCGACGGGTCCGGGGCGGCCTCGGTGATCCTCTACGGCCCCCCGGGCACCGGCAAGACCACGCTGGCCTCGCTCATCTCCGGCGCCACCGGCCGCCGATTCGAGGCGCTCTCGGCGCTGTCGGCCGGGGTCAAGGAGGTGCGCGCCGTCATCGACGTGGCCCGGCGGGCCGCCGCCTACGGCGAACAGACCGTGCTGTTCATCGACGAGGTGCACCGGTTCTCCAAGACCCAGCAGGACGCGCTGTTGGCCGCGGTCGAGAACCGGATCGTGCTGCTGGTCGCGGCGACCACCGAGAATCCGTCGTTCTCGGTGGTGGCGCCGCTGCTGTCGCGCTCGCTGATCCTGCAGTTGCAGCCGCTCGACCCCGCGGGCATCGAAACGGTGATCCGCCGCGCCATCGACGATGAGCGCGGTCTGGCCGGCAAGGTCGCGGTCGACGACGACGCGGTGGAACTGCTGGTCCAGTTGGCCGCCGGGGACGCCCGCCGCGCCCTGACCGCACTGGAGGTCGCAGCCGAGACCGTCGAGTCGACGGGTGCCGCGGTCGGGGTGGAAACGGTGGAACAGTCCCTGGACCGCGCCGCGGTCCGCTACGACCGCGACGGCGATCAGCACTACGACGTGGTCAGCGCCTTCATCAAATCCGTCCGCGGCTCCGACGTCGACGCGGCACTGCACTACCTGGCCCGGATGCTGACCGCGGGGGAGGACCCCCGCTTCCTCGCCCGCCGCCTGATGATCCTGGCCAGCGAGGACATCGGGATGGCCGACCCGACCGCGCTGCCGCTGGCGGTCGCGGCCGCCCAGACCGTCCAGCTGATCGGGATGCCCGAGGCGCAGTTGACGTTGGCGCACGCCACCGTGCACCTGGCGACCGCGCCCAAGTCCAACGCGGTCACCACGGCGCTCGGCGCCGCGATGAGCGACATCAAGGCCGGCAAGGCCGGGATGGTGCCCCCGCATCTGCGTGATGGCCACTACTCCGGGGCCGCGGCGCTGGGCAACGCGCAGGGCTACCAGTACTCCCACGATGCGCCGGATGGTGTTGCGGCCCAGCAGTATCCACCAGACGAGCTGGTGGGCACCGATTACTATCGCCCCACACCCCGAGGCGCCGAGCGTGAGCTCGGCGCCCGGGTGGAGCGGTTGCGGGCGATCATTCGCCGGCTGGTGAGGCGCTAG
- a CDS encoding DUF3097 domain-containing protein produces MSDRYGKDVLASDPHRRTRVRATERPVEVGLVVEDAGTGYVGAVVRVEYGRMDLEDRHGRVRGFPVGPGYLIDGAPVILTPPRKTGPTAPARTASGSVAVRGARAKVALGSRIYVEGRHDAELVEQVWGDDLRVEGVVVEYLGGVDDLAAIVADFAPGPGRRLGVLVDHLVSGSKEERIADAVARGPGAAHTLVVGHPYVDIWQAVKPARVGLREWPTIPRSVEWKRGICAALGWPHQSQADIARAWQRIRSRVRDWNDLDPALIGRVEELIDFVTAPA; encoded by the coding sequence GTGAGTGACCGCTACGGAAAAGACGTGTTGGCCAGCGATCCGCATCGACGCACCCGGGTGCGCGCCACCGAACGCCCGGTGGAGGTGGGGTTGGTGGTCGAGGACGCCGGCACCGGGTACGTCGGCGCGGTGGTCCGGGTCGAATACGGGCGGATGGACCTCGAGGACCGGCACGGGCGGGTCCGTGGCTTCCCCGTCGGCCCGGGCTACCTGATCGACGGGGCCCCGGTGATCCTGACGCCGCCGCGCAAGACGGGTCCAACGGCACCGGCGCGCACCGCGTCCGGATCGGTCGCGGTGCGCGGCGCGCGCGCCAAGGTGGCGTTGGGCAGCCGGATCTACGTGGAGGGCCGCCACGACGCCGAACTCGTCGAACAGGTGTGGGGCGACGACCTGCGCGTCGAGGGTGTGGTGGTCGAATACCTGGGCGGCGTCGACGATCTCGCCGCGATCGTGGCCGACTTCGCGCCCGGTCCCGGGCGCCGACTCGGGGTGCTGGTCGACCACCTGGTGTCCGGGTCCAAGGAAGAACGCATCGCCGACGCGGTGGCCCGCGGGCCCGGCGCGGCGCACACGCTGGTGGTCGGTCACCCCTATGTCGACATCTGGCAGGCCGTGAAGCCGGCCCGGGTCGGTCTGCGCGAATGGCCGACCATTCCCCGCAGCGTGGAGTGGAAGCGCGGCATCTGCGCCGCCCTGGGCTGGCCGCATCAGAGCCAGGCCGACATCGCCCGCGCCTGGCAGCGCATCCGGTCGCGGGTCCGCGATTGGAACGACCTCGACCCGGCCCTGATCGGGCGCGTGGAGGAACTCATCGACTTCGTGACGGCACCGGCCTGA
- a CDS encoding zinc-binding metallopeptidase family protein produces the protein MRDFLCPNCGQHLAFENSLCLACGSAVGFSLQDSVLLVITSGPDSEHDGAVDSSEYRLCANMHLAECNWLVKLTPGDPEQGELCASCRLTRTRPSDGDPALKSFAAAEAAKRRLIVELAELKLPIVDRFTDPQYGLAFDLLSSTHGKVFTGHENGVITLDLAEGDDVHREQLRVSMDEPYRTLLGHFRHEIGHYYYYRLIETDPQYLTRFRDLFGDPDADYQDALDRHYENGAPAGWRESYVSSYATMHAAEDWAETFAHYLHIRDTLDTAAAFGFVPAGATFDRRALGPSAFDSIIRMWLPLTWALNMVNRSMGHDDLYPFVLPTVVLEKMRFIHQVIDEVTSNPAKLAAAGG, from the coding sequence ATGCGTGATTTCCTGTGCCCGAATTGCGGTCAGCACCTGGCCTTCGAGAACTCGCTGTGCCTGGCCTGCGGCAGCGCCGTGGGGTTCTCGCTGCAGGATTCGGTGCTGCTGGTCATCACCTCGGGTCCCGACAGTGAGCACGACGGGGCGGTGGACTCCAGCGAATACCGGCTGTGCGCCAATATGCATCTGGCGGAATGCAATTGGCTGGTGAAGCTGACCCCGGGGGATCCGGAGCAGGGTGAGCTGTGTGCGTCCTGCCGGTTGACCCGCACCCGGCCCAGCGACGGCGACCCCGCGTTGAAGTCGTTCGCGGCGGCCGAGGCGGCCAAACGGCGGTTGATCGTCGAACTCGCCGAGTTGAAGCTGCCCATCGTCGACCGATTCACCGACCCGCAGTACGGCCTGGCCTTCGACCTGCTGTCCAGTACCCACGGCAAGGTGTTCACCGGCCACGAGAACGGGGTGATCACACTGGATCTCGCCGAGGGCGACGATGTGCACCGCGAGCAACTGCGGGTCTCGATGGATGAGCCCTACCGGACGCTGTTGGGCCATTTCCGGCACGAGATCGGGCATTACTACTACTACCGACTGATCGAGACCGACCCGCAGTATCTGACCCGCTTTCGCGACTTGTTCGGCGACCCGGACGCCGACTATCAGGACGCGCTGGACCGGCACTACGAGAACGGCGCCCCGGCGGGGTGGCGGGAGAGCTACGTCTCGTCGTATGCCACCATGCACGCCGCCGAGGACTGGGCCGAGACGTTCGCCCACTATCTGCACATCCGCGACACCCTGGACACCGCGGCGGCCTTCGGCTTCGTCCCGGCCGGGGCCACGTTCGATCGGCGGGCGTTGGGGCCCAGCGCTTTCGACTCGATCATCCGGATGTGGTTGCCGCTGACGTGGGCGCTGAACATGGTGAACCGGTCGATGGGCCACGACGACCTGTACCCCTTCGTGCTGCCGACCGTGGTGCTGGAGAAGATGCGGTTCATCCACCAGGTCATCGACGAGGTGACCTCGAATCCGGCCAAGCTGGCGGCCGCCGGCGGCTGA
- a CDS encoding transglutaminase family protein, with the protein MTRRYRITHETVYRYAEVVTSSYGRGFLTPRDTPWQRCLSHDLDIDPEPSDRSVSRDGYGNVSTYFHITDRHRRLRVTGTSVVEVDPRPADLYRAGSALAPWEIARPVGSDGVPAVEFTLDLQPPEITAAVRDYAAPSFTPGRPLIEALSDLNGRIHADFTYRSGSTTVSTRVAEVLAAREGVCQDFARLAIACLRANGLAASYVSGYLATDPPPGRERMVGVDATHAWAAVWTPQDQWLGLDPTNAQLVDERYILVGRGRDYADVPPLRGIIYTDSEQSEIDVAVDVVPCDEGVRHA; encoded by the coding sequence ATGACCCGGCGCTACCGCATCACCCACGAGACGGTGTACCGCTACGCCGAGGTCGTCACGAGTTCGTACGGCCGCGGCTTCCTGACCCCGCGCGACACCCCGTGGCAGCGCTGCCTCAGCCATGATCTGGACATCGATCCCGAACCGTCGGACCGCTCGGTGAGCCGCGATGGATACGGCAATGTCAGCACCTACTTTCACATCACCGATCGGCACCGACGGCTGCGGGTCACCGGCACCTCGGTGGTCGAGGTCGATCCGCGGCCCGCCGACCTGTACCGCGCGGGATCGGCGCTGGCGCCGTGGGAGATCGCCCGGCCCGTCGGGTCCGACGGCGTGCCGGCCGTCGAATTCACGCTCGATCTGCAGCCCCCGGAGATCACCGCCGCCGTCCGTGATTACGCCGCACCGAGTTTCACCCCGGGGCGCCCGCTGATCGAGGCGCTCAGCGATCTCAACGGGCGCATCCACGCCGACTTCACCTACCGCTCCGGGTCCACCACGGTGTCGACCAGGGTCGCGGAGGTTTTGGCGGCCCGGGAAGGGGTATGTCAGGACTTCGCGCGGCTGGCGATCGCATGTCTGCGGGCCAACGGGCTGGCGGCCAGCTACGTCTCGGGTTACTTGGCCACCGATCCACCGCCGGGAAGGGAACGCATGGTGGGTGTCGACGCAACGCACGCCTGGGCGGCGGTGTGGACGCCGCAGGATCAGTGGCTGGGCCTGGACCCGACCAACGCCCAACTCGTCGACGAGCGCTACATCCTGGTGGGCCGGGGCCGCGACTATGCCGACGTCCCGCCGTTGCGCGGCATTATTTACACCGATTCCGAGCAGAGCGAGATCGACGTGGCGGTCGACGTCGTACCGTGTGACGAAGGAGTACGACATGCGTGA
- a CDS encoding circularly permuted type 2 ATP-grasp protein, with amino-acid sequence MENGRGAAGVPTDGEVTVSVLNGYRAARAQAALFEPEGATGIGYDEFVDAAGNIRPAWSETAAALGRRGRGGLGRLRDEVRTLVDNDGITYTLSGVPVPWQLDPIPLLITPSDWDRIESGLVQRSRLLDAVLTDLYGPQESLSSGVLPAPLLFAHPGYLRAARGLAVPGRHQLFLHGCDISRRGGDGFVVNADWAQAPSGAGYAMADRRVVAHAIPELYEQLAPRATSQFAQTLRLSLIEAAPEAAEDPLVVVLTPGIHSETAFDQAYLASTLGFPLVESADLVVRDGALWMRSLGTLKRVDVVLRRVDAAYSDPLDLRPDSRLGVVGLVEAQRRGAVTVVNTLGSGILESPAMLRFLPELAHRLLGETPELPTVPTYWGGIDTERSHLLANLDALVIRSALGGPDIVGAGLSGAQRERLAARIAATPWQWIGQEPPEFSSAPTLGDANALVSASVGMRLFTVSQRNGYAPMIGGLGYVAAPGAVGYRPENHAAKDIWVLPSSRSGTEPAIAGPTADLSVPIGAVGAGAVSSPRALSDLFWTGRYAERAELMARLLTVTRERYHEYRHRQHSAASACVPVLLTALGELTGAEPDGGDQAELIATAPTTLWSLTADRDRPGSLAQSVERLGFAARAVRDQLSHDTWMILASVDRAVLRLSSDPPEIPSLADTRMATAHARTLSGMLALSGVAAESMVRDVGWTTMDIGKRIERAQLVAGLLRATLTTTRSREAAQTITESTLVACESAVIYRRRNLGKVSVAAVAELLLFDANNPRSLVYQLDCLRTQLRVLPGASGSTRPERLVDDINTRLRRTDPEQLEQSDAHGVRVGLRGLLDEVRAGLDELTAVLTATQLSLPGGMQPLWGPDQRRRMP; translated from the coding sequence GTGGAGAATGGTCGTGGCGCAGCCGGTGTGCCAACTGATGGGGAGGTGACGGTGTCGGTCCTGAACGGGTACCGCGCCGCCCGGGCCCAGGCGGCGCTGTTCGAACCCGAAGGCGCCACCGGGATCGGGTACGACGAGTTCGTCGACGCCGCCGGCAACATCCGGCCGGCCTGGTCCGAAACCGCCGCGGCACTCGGTCGGCGCGGTCGTGGGGGTCTCGGCCGACTGCGCGACGAGGTGCGCACGCTGGTCGACAACGACGGCATCACCTACACCCTGTCCGGGGTTCCGGTGCCCTGGCAGCTCGATCCGATTCCGCTGCTGATCACCCCGTCGGACTGGGACCGGATCGAGTCCGGCCTGGTGCAGCGGTCCCGGTTGCTCGACGCGGTGCTGACCGATCTGTACGGGCCGCAGGAGTCGCTGTCCAGCGGTGTCCTGCCGGCGCCGTTGCTCTTCGCCCACCCCGGCTACCTCCGCGCGGCGCGGGGCCTCGCGGTGCCCGGCCGGCACCAACTGTTCCTGCACGGCTGCGATATCAGCAGGCGGGGGGGCGACGGGTTCGTGGTCAACGCCGACTGGGCCCAGGCGCCCTCGGGAGCGGGCTATGCCATGGCCGACCGCCGCGTGGTGGCGCATGCGATCCCCGAACTCTACGAACAGCTGGCCCCGCGGGCCACCTCGCAGTTCGCCCAGACGCTGCGGCTGTCGCTGATCGAGGCCGCGCCCGAGGCCGCCGAGGACCCCCTCGTCGTGGTGCTCACGCCCGGCATTCACTCCGAGACCGCCTTCGATCAGGCCTATCTCGCCTCCACACTGGGCTTTCCGCTGGTCGAGAGCGCCGATCTGGTGGTCCGCGACGGCGCCCTGTGGATGCGCTCGCTGGGCACCCTCAAACGCGTCGACGTGGTGCTGCGCCGGGTCGACGCCGCGTACTCCGATCCGCTGGATCTGCGCCCGGACTCGCGCCTCGGGGTGGTGGGGCTCGTCGAGGCGCAGCGCCGCGGCGCGGTGACCGTGGTCAACACGCTGGGCAGCGGGATCCTGGAGAGCCCGGCGATGCTGCGCTTCCTGCCCGAACTCGCCCACCGATTGCTCGGTGAGACACCGGAATTGCCGACGGTGCCCACCTACTGGGGTGGCATCGACACCGAGCGCAGCCACCTGCTGGCCAACCTGGACGCCCTGGTGATCCGGTCGGCGCTGGGCGGTCCGGACATCGTCGGTGCGGGGCTGTCGGGCGCCCAGCGCGAGCGGTTGGCGGCCCGCATCGCCGCGACCCCGTGGCAATGGATCGGGCAGGAGCCGCCCGAGTTCTCGTCCGCACCGACCCTCGGCGACGCCAACGCACTGGTGTCGGCGAGCGTGGGCATGCGCCTGTTCACGGTCTCGCAGCGCAACGGCTACGCCCCGATGATCGGCGGCCTCGGCTACGTGGCGGCGCCCGGCGCCGTCGGCTATCGACCCGAAAACCATGCCGCCAAAGACATCTGGGTGCTGCCGTCGTCCCGGTCGGGCACCGAACCGGCGATCGCCGGCCCGACGGCGGACCTCTCGGTCCCGATCGGAGCGGTCGGTGCCGGCGCGGTCAGTTCGCCGCGGGCACTGTCGGATCTGTTCTGGACGGGCCGCTATGCCGAACGCGCCGAGCTGATGGCCCGCCTGCTCACCGTGACCCGGGAGCGCTATCACGAGTATCGGCACCGCCAACACAGCGCGGCCAGCGCGTGTGTGCCGGTATTGCTGACGGCGCTGGGCGAGCTCACCGGAGCCGAGCCGGACGGTGGCGACCAGGCGGAGCTGATCGCCACCGCACCCACCACGCTGTGGTCGCTCACCGCAGACCGGGACCGGCCCGGCTCGCTGGCGCAGTCCGTCGAGCGCCTCGGGTTCGCCGCCCGCGCCGTGCGCGATCAGCTGTCCCATGACACCTGGATGATCCTGGCCTCGGTGGACCGCGCGGTGCTGCGGTTGTCCAGCGACCCGCCGGAGATCCCGAGCCTGGCCGACACCCGGATGGCCACCGCGCACGCGCGGACTCTGAGCGGCATGCTCGCGCTGTCGGGGGTCGCGGCCGAGTCGATGGTCCGGGATGTCGGCTGGACCACGATGGACATCGGAAAACGGATCGAGCGCGCGCAGCTCGTGGCCGGGCTGCTGCGCGCCACGCTGACCACCACCCGCAGCCGGGAGGCGGCCCAGACCATCACCGAATCAACGCTGGTGGCCTGCGAATCCGCAGTCATCTACCGGCGCCGCAACCTCGGCAAGGTCAGCGTCGCCGCGGTGGCCGAACTGCTGCTGTTCGACGCGAACAATCCGCGCTCGCTGGTGTATCAGCTCGACTGTCTGCGGACCCAGCTGCGGGTACTGCCCGGCGCCTCCGGGTCCACGCGTCCCGAACGCCTGGTCGACGACATCAACACCCGGCTGCGCCGCACCGACCCCGAACAGCTCGAGCAATCCGACGCGCACGGCGTTCGCGTCGGGCTGCGCGGCCTGCTCGATGAGGTGCGGGCCGGCCTCGATGAGCTCACCGCGGTGCTCACCGCCACCCAGCTCTCGCTGCCGGGTGGGATGCAGCCCCTGTGGGGCCCCGACCAACGCCGGCGGATGCCATGA
- a CDS encoding winged helix-turn-helix transcriptional regulator, which produces MGMLQGALAERDAWSAVGRCPIEKAMTLVGTKSAMLIMREAYYGTTRFDDFWRRVGITKAAASARLSDLVDAGLLRRQPYREPGQRSRDEYVPTQSGLDFMPVVWALFEWGRRHLPDDSPLRLTHDGCGAEATAQMRCEKGHHVPGAELVVRQR; this is translated from the coding sequence GTGGGAATGCTGCAAGGGGCACTCGCCGAGCGGGACGCCTGGTCCGCGGTGGGCCGGTGTCCGATCGAGAAGGCGATGACACTGGTGGGGACCAAGTCGGCGATGCTGATCATGCGCGAGGCGTACTACGGCACCACCCGATTCGACGACTTCTGGCGCCGCGTCGGTATCACCAAGGCCGCCGCCTCGGCACGGCTGAGCGACCTTGTCGACGCGGGCCTGCTGCGGCGCCAGCCCTATCGGGAGCCGGGCCAGCGCAGCCGGGACGAATATGTGCCGACCCAGTCCGGCCTCGACTTCATGCCCGTGGTGTGGGCACTGTTCGAATGGGGGCGCCGGCATCTGCCCGACGATTCCCCGCTGCGGTTGACCCACGACGGCTGCGGGGCCGAGGCAACGGCGCAAATGCGTTGTGAAAAGGGGCATCACGTGCCGGGCGCCGAGCTGGTCGTGCGGCAGCGCTGA